One genomic segment of Fibrobacter sp. includes these proteins:
- a CDS encoding chorismate mutase, whose protein sequence is MEIEDWRIRIDELTDSVIALLNKRAVYATEIGKIKKQKGLPVLDTAREEAVLAEVAEKAEKAGGPLSGESVRRIFKVIMEETRKVEE, encoded by the coding sequence ATGGAAATAGAAGACTGGCGCATACGCATAGACGAATTGACAGATTCGGTAATCGCGCTCTTGAACAAGCGCGCCGTCTATGCGACTGAAATTGGAAAAATCAAGAAACAGAAGGGCCTGCCTGTGCTGGATACGGCTCGTGAAGAGGCCGTGCTGGCCGAAGTTGCCGAAAAGGCGGAAAAGGCCGGTGGCCCGCTTTCCGGTGAATCGGTGCGCCGCATTTTCAAGGTTATCATGGAAGAGACCCGCAAGGTGGAGGAATAG
- a CDS encoding prephenate dehydrogenase/arogenate dehydrogenase family protein, translating into MKRIALVGFGLLAGSIASALKQAKRPTVIRAVSSPVTLARARELELADEFFEYGDVEQWSRDCDLILLCSPILHILKTIDALAHVKWTEQNDAGSSAPCLVSDIGSTKVEICKAGVKLPAPFRFVGSHPMAGSEKRTCEHNDPAIFENAYWFVCPPEGTEESAYAELLELVKFLGATPVVFPPEHHDRTMAWVSHMPQMLSSTLAGNLPERLLKHNYQHYAGRAFRDMTRIAASGWGMWHDIAVTNRDETVRALGEVRDGLEKTIEAMNALDVVVDGKPATDDRSAGLETIFKAGNEGRASLFAPGRNAGAAFSEITVQLKDKPGALLSVMQPLAEEGLNIRDIELMKVRENVAGTLLLAFKTPDEAARAVKILRYLGYEVKER; encoded by the coding sequence ATGAAACGTATAGCGCTGGTAGGTTTCGGGCTGCTTGCGGGTTCCATCGCCTCTGCACTCAAGCAGGCAAAGCGCCCGACTGTAATCCGGGCCGTGAGTTCTCCCGTGACGCTTGCGCGCGCCCGCGAGCTGGAACTTGCCGATGAATTTTTCGAATACGGCGATGTCGAACAGTGGTCCAGGGACTGCGACCTCATTTTGCTGTGCAGCCCGATTCTGCATATCTTGAAGACCATCGATGCGCTTGCGCATGTGAAGTGGACCGAGCAGAACGATGCCGGGTCCAGTGCGCCGTGCCTCGTGAGTGATATCGGCTCTACGAAGGTCGAAATCTGCAAGGCGGGCGTGAAGCTGCCTGCTCCGTTCCGCTTTGTCGGGAGCCACCCGATGGCCGGTTCCGAGAAGCGGACCTGCGAACACAACGACCCCGCGATTTTCGAGAACGCCTACTGGTTCGTGTGCCCTCCGGAGGGTACCGAGGAATCCGCATACGCCGAACTCCTGGAACTGGTGAAGTTCCTCGGGGCGACTCCCGTCGTTTTTCCGCCGGAACACCATGACCGCACGATGGCATGGGTTTCGCACATGCCCCAGATGCTCAGTTCTACGCTTGCGGGCAACCTTCCCGAACGCCTGCTCAAGCACAACTACCAGCACTATGCGGGCCGCGCCTTCCGCGACATGACGCGCATCGCCGCGAGTGGGTGGGGAATGTGGCATGACATCGCGGTCACGAACCGCGACGAGACCGTACGTGCGCTCGGCGAAGTCCGAGACGGGCTCGAGAAGACGATCGAGGCCATGAACGCCCTCGATGTCGTGGTGGATGGAAAGCCTGCGACGGATGACCGTTCCGCCGGGCTCGAGACGATTTTCAAGGCGGGCAACGAAGGCCGTGCGAGTTTGTTCGCTCCGGGCCGCAATGCCGGCGCCGCCTTCTCCGAAATTACGGTGCAGCTCAAGGACAAGCCGGGAGCGCTGCTCAGCGTGATGCAGCCGCTTGCCGAAGAAGGCTTGAACATTCGCGATATCGAACTCATGAAGGTTCGCGAGAATGTCGCGGGCACCCTCCTGCTTGCTTTCAAGACGCCCGACGAGGCTGCCCGCGCTGTGAAAATTTTGCGCTACCTAGGCTACGAAGTGAAGGAACGCTAG
- a CDS encoding NAD(+)/NADH kinase has translation MKGTFKKIGIVGFKDKSADLACALNQIALWAVAHPQVKFFALDSLSGLVQKPIRVVKEPGLRNMDLLLAIGGDGTVLSAAHIALGHSIPILGVNAGRVGFLAESRVEGLSKTLDDLIAGDFSTRDRMMIDASVYCGKKCVAKQTVLNEVHIRAHAPDRMVNVNVAYNGTDLTEYWADSLLISTPTGSTAYNLAAGGPIIHPSTPAVVLTPVAPSSLSVRPLVLSLTDKKLQIASAVDRPLDLVFDGRITVEMKSGYQVTLSESKSVTTFIRMRHTGFVGALREKLGWTGKPRLA, from the coding sequence ATGAAAGGCACTTTCAAGAAAATCGGGATTGTCGGTTTTAAGGACAAGAGCGCGGATCTCGCTTGTGCGTTGAACCAGATTGCGCTCTGGGCGGTCGCTCATCCGCAGGTGAAGTTCTTCGCGCTTGATAGCCTCTCCGGGCTGGTGCAGAAGCCTATCCGCGTGGTGAAGGAACCGGGCCTGCGCAACATGGACCTGCTGCTTGCCATCGGTGGAGATGGTACCGTGCTTTCTGCCGCGCACATTGCGCTCGGGCACAGCATTCCCATTTTGGGCGTGAATGCGGGCCGCGTGGGGTTCCTTGCCGAAAGCAGGGTGGAAGGCCTCTCGAAAACGCTTGACGATTTGATTGCCGGTGATTTCTCTACGCGCGACCGCATGATGATTGACGCTTCCGTTTATTGCGGCAAGAAGTGCGTCGCGAAGCAGACCGTGTTGAACGAGGTGCATATCCGCGCCCATGCTCCCGACCGCATGGTGAACGTGAATGTCGCCTACAATGGAACGGACCTGACGGAATACTGGGCCGATTCCCTGTTGATTTCGACCCCGACGGGATCCACCGCATACAATCTTGCGGCGGGTGGCCCCATTATCCACCCGAGTACGCCCGCTGTCGTGCTCACGCCTGTGGCCCCGAGCAGTCTTTCCGTGCGCCCGCTTGTGCTTTCGCTTACCGACAAGAAGTTGCAGATTGCATCCGCTGTCGACAGGCCGCTTGACCTTGTTTTTGATGGCCGAATTACGGTCGAAATGAAGTCGGGTTACCAGGTCACACTCAGCGAAAGCAAGTCCGTGACCACGTTTATCCGCATGCGCCATACCGGTTTCGTGGGTGCGCTGCGCGAAAAGCTCGGCTGGACCGGAAAACCGCGCCTTGCATAG
- a CDS encoding 3-phosphoshikimate 1-carboxyvinyltransferase, giving the protein MEFTLNPDRERMALTLVMGLLVNGRTVLEDFAWASGTEEFARALAEFGLVYEQHGHQLVLDGKGFQYSLPSMLPCGFSEAENVLLWTLSSKDPEHVFTLAEESDEAGIAKVASVKECLLKYFKLNVDEDSPARFVFRFAVEEPALKKDSLGNVPFVMRNRLLLRALVRGEYLSFEERSTVHDQWTKMLMYFGVPVRYEGRGMEQLSEFERRLMIAQGKKIERTQFTELSEARVITGREYYVPGDTTEATAFALLATVGNMPKENVVRLLNVDLNSTRAGALTCLKRMGANIETVTRREKFGDVYGDVEIYPLAAGKRLQGRRFSEDTIATALDEFPLLAVAACYAEGETILRVPKEYRKEMRVKNEFLAENLRKTGVEVGVYDDGLVIRGMETIVNGSEFDGGDSAETGLALSVLSLSLQNDEPVGGLDCVERVFPGVAERLKQVLVAEKTENEG; this is encoded by the coding sequence ATGGAATTTACGCTTAATCCAGATCGCGAACGCATGGCGCTCACCCTGGTGATGGGCCTTTTGGTCAACGGTCGCACCGTGCTCGAAGATTTCGCATGGGCGAGCGGTACCGAGGAATTCGCCCGCGCGCTCGCGGAATTCGGGCTTGTTTACGAACAGCACGGCCACCAGCTGGTTCTCGACGGCAAGGGCTTCCAGTATTCGCTCCCGTCGATGCTGCCCTGCGGTTTTTCCGAAGCCGAGAACGTGCTCCTCTGGACGCTTTCGAGCAAGGATCCCGAACATGTTTTCACCCTCGCCGAGGAATCCGACGAGGCGGGAATCGCGAAGGTTGCATCCGTCAAGGAATGCCTGCTCAAGTATTTCAAGCTGAATGTCGATGAGGATTCCCCCGCGAGGTTCGTTTTCCGGTTCGCCGTGGAAGAGCCCGCATTGAAGAAGGATTCCCTCGGGAATGTGCCCTTCGTGATGCGAAACCGCCTCTTGCTGCGTGCCCTCGTGCGCGGGGAATACCTGAGTTTCGAGGAACGCTCTACGGTTCATGACCAGTGGACCAAGATGCTCATGTATTTCGGTGTCCCGGTTCGCTACGAAGGCCGCGGCATGGAACAACTGAGCGAGTTCGAACGCCGCCTCATGATTGCGCAGGGCAAGAAGATTGAACGCACGCAGTTTACCGAACTTTCGGAGGCTCGCGTGATTACCGGCCGCGAATACTACGTGCCCGGCGATACGACCGAGGCGACGGCTTTCGCCCTGCTCGCGACTGTCGGGAACATGCCCAAGGAAAATGTGGTGCGCCTGCTGAACGTCGATTTGAACAGCACGCGCGCCGGTGCCCTCACGTGCCTCAAGCGCATGGGCGCAAACATCGAGACCGTTACCCGCCGCGAAAAGTTCGGCGATGTCTACGGCGATGTGGAAATCTATCCGCTTGCTGCGGGCAAGCGCCTCCAGGGTCGCCGCTTTAGCGAAGACACCATCGCGACTGCGCTTGACGAATTCCCGCTGCTCGCCGTAGCCGCGTGCTATGCCGAAGGCGAAACCATCCTCCGCGTGCCCAAGGAATACCGCAAGGAGATGCGCGTCAAGAACGAGTTCTTGGCCGAAAACTTGCGCAAGACGGGCGTGGAAGTCGGCGTCTACGACGACGGGCTTGTCATTCGCGGGATGGAAACCATCGTGAACGGGAGCGAATTCGACGGGGGAGACTCTGCCGAGACGGGGCTTGCCCTGAGCGTCCTTTCGCTTTCCCTCCAGAACGACGAGCCGGTAGGTGGCTTGGATTGCGTGGAACGTGTATTTCCGGGCGTTGCCGAGCGGCTCAAACAGGTGCTGGTCGCCGAAAAGACCGAAAATGAAGGCTAA
- a CDS encoding GNAT family N-acetyltransferase, with product MQIVQLNPAEENAQVRNLYESAFPKEEQIPWADLMRLMKTMSLDFSAYSEDGNLVGLTIVYSRPQFNWFWYFAVPESLRGNGIGQSILSQLLEKYRGQSNILDMESPEQVCDNSVQRKRRHAFYLRNGFRDTGVGKSFKGIDYTIMMIGEGSFTQRDYDQIINELRSYWDAMPKEK from the coding sequence ATGCAAATTGTACAGCTAAATCCTGCCGAAGAGAACGCACAGGTCCGAAACCTTTACGAATCCGCTTTCCCGAAAGAGGAACAGATTCCCTGGGCCGATTTGATGCGGCTTATGAAAACGATGTCGCTGGATTTTAGCGCTTACAGCGAAGACGGAAACCTTGTCGGACTGACGATTGTCTATTCGCGGCCGCAGTTCAACTGGTTCTGGTATTTCGCCGTGCCCGAATCCTTGCGCGGGAACGGTATCGGGCAAAGCATTCTTTCGCAGTTGCTTGAAAAGTACAGGGGTCAATCCAACATTCTCGACATGGAATCGCCGGAGCAGGTTTGCGACAATTCCGTGCAGCGCAAGCGCCGCCACGCTTTCTACCTGCGCAACGGCTTCCGCGATACGGGTGTCGGGAAATCCTTCAAGGGCATTGACTATACCATTATGATGATTGGCGAAGGCTCATTCACGCAACGTGATTACGACCAGATCATAAACGAACTACGCTCTTATTGGGACGCGATGCCAAAAGAAAAGTGA